One window of Deinococcus cellulosilyticus NBRC 106333 = KACC 11606 genomic DNA carries:
- a CDS encoding nucleotide pyrophosphohydrolase produces the protein MDFSAVQNRQQAFIEERGWQDFQTPKNLVMALMVESAELQEIFQWLTPEESWQVRDKPGVLEHVGEEAADILLYLLHLCRQLNIDLEQAVNDKMQKNAVKYPLGSS, from the coding sequence GTGGATTTCAGCGCAGTACAGAACAGACAGCAGGCTTTCATTGAAGAGCGCGGATGGCAGGACTTTCAGACCCCCAAAAACCTGGTGATGGCCCTGATGGTGGAATCTGCCGAGCTGCAGGAGATTTTTCAGTGGCTGACCCCGGAAGAAAGCTGGCAGGTCCGGGACAAACCCGGGGTTCTGGAGCATGTGGGTGAAGAGGCCGCCGACATCCTGCTCTACCTGCTGCACCTGTGCCGGCAGCTGAACATCGATCTGGAACAGGCTGTGAATGACAAAATGCAGAAAAACGCTGTGAAGTATCCGCTGGGTTCATCATGA
- a CDS encoding LapA family protein produces the protein MKVLQYIQVLLLLTILGMILLVQLENPLEVRLPFLFGGRTTISLGWFLLMTLGVGALYTFFLMLPPYLRSLWAARTERLRSVELQKQPMMPVPTPPDLAPVEGTKEA, from the coding sequence ATGAAGGTCCTGCAGTACATTCAGGTGCTTTTGCTCCTCACCATCCTGGGGATGATTCTGCTGGTTCAGCTGGAAAACCCCCTGGAGGTGCGTCTGCCCTTCCTGTTTGGAGGGAGAACCACCATATCACTGGGCTGGTTTCTTCTGATGACGCTGGGGGTGGGGGCCCTGTACACTTTTTTTCTGATGCTTCCCCCTTACCTTCGCAGCCTGTGGGCTGCACGCACAGAGCGCCTGCGCAGTGTTGAACTGCAGAAACAGCCCATGATGCCTGTACCCACTCCTCCAGACCTTGCTCCTGTGGAAGGAACAAAAGAAGCATGA
- the recJ gene encoding single-stranded-DNA-specific exonuclease RecJ translates to MKDAVWTLATPAARAELSRLMEDFKISPLMAQVFHSRGLTREHLTPEFRLSPNPALHEAASRVIAAMKARKRIRIHGDYDADGITASSVLVLGLKALGADVHAFIPHRLNEGYGMHPDKVPEHIDACDLLVTVDCGVTNLEEVRRVLEAGKEVIVTDHHRPGAEFPNCLVVHPHLTPNYDHDLHNLTGAGVAYHLLWAIHQQMGLPDPVEYSDIATIGTIADVAPLIGENRALVIAGLKQMKNSIHAGIRAALKQNSIDDPSARDVAFILAPRINAAGRLGEAEIALEFLTTYSERRAQELGLYLDVRNKERKEIQDRMFKHALQIVNPEDPAIVVTHEDWHAGIMGIVASKLLETFYKPVFIIAQGKGSVRSTPGISAVDGLNFAKDLLKRYGGHSGAAGFAIYDENIPELEKRLHAFVNRYPVPVRQVRMDTLLPANAARFSMLHEIEQFEPYGEGIRSPSFWVTGTLEESRQMGKEQKHYSFRVHGIRGKKWDFKGPRPHTPVDIAVCLGSNTYQNKTTLEFDADAVRRQEPLNLTEQDSTVRVFRMGAREAISHLKNNPSRFAVYAENDGIPFLQKNCPEVRLLTPEEDAPRILLMALPPLATLERWLQQAEVTFALGDRNLAVLLETYQHGSEHLTQHPRPEVLEELGVASFMDVPGTNVWSSASYREEALEAYLKTCIAQFFVRLSDQGFSTAVLQLFAAHHPSVKTPLLSI, encoded by the coding sequence ATGAAGGACGCTGTCTGGACGCTCGCCACGCCTGCGGCCCGGGCCGAACTGTCTCGCCTGATGGAGGACTTCAAGATCAGCCCCCTGATGGCACAGGTCTTTCATTCCAGAGGGCTGACCCGGGAGCACCTGACCCCGGAGTTTCGCCTCAGTCCCAATCCTGCCCTGCATGAGGCGGCAAGCAGGGTCATTGCGGCCATGAAAGCCAGAAAACGCATCCGCATTCATGGCGATTACGATGCGGACGGCATCACGGCCTCCAGTGTGCTGGTGCTGGGCCTGAAGGCACTGGGAGCAGATGTGCATGCTTTCATTCCCCACCGTCTCAATGAAGGATATGGCATGCATCCAGACAAGGTGCCCGAGCACATCGATGCCTGTGACCTGCTGGTGACCGTGGACTGTGGGGTCACCAACCTGGAGGAAGTCCGGCGGGTGCTGGAGGCAGGCAAGGAAGTGATCGTCACCGACCACCACAGGCCCGGAGCAGAATTCCCGAACTGTCTGGTGGTCCACCCACACCTGACCCCGAACTATGACCATGACCTGCACAACCTGACCGGGGCGGGCGTGGCATACCATCTGCTGTGGGCCATCCACCAGCAAATGGGGTTACCTGATCCGGTCGAGTACTCGGACATCGCCACCATCGGGACCATTGCAGATGTGGCTCCCCTGATCGGGGAAAACCGCGCCCTGGTGATTGCAGGCCTGAAGCAGATGAAAAACAGCATCCATGCAGGCATCCGGGCGGCCCTCAAGCAGAACAGCATCGATGATCCAAGTGCCAGAGATGTGGCTTTTATTCTGGCCCCCAGAATCAATGCTGCAGGCCGTCTGGGGGAAGCTGAAATTGCCCTGGAATTCCTCACCACCTATTCCGAGAGGCGTGCCCAGGAGCTAGGGCTGTACCTGGATGTGCGCAACAAGGAGCGCAAGGAAATTCAGGACAGGATGTTCAAGCATGCCTTGCAGATCGTCAATCCTGAGGACCCAGCCATTGTGGTCACCCACGAGGACTGGCACGCTGGAATCATGGGGATTGTGGCCAGCAAATTGCTGGAAACTTTTTACAAACCAGTCTTTATCATTGCGCAGGGCAAAGGAAGTGTGCGCTCCACCCCGGGCATCAGTGCCGTGGATGGCCTGAACTTCGCAAAAGACCTGCTCAAACGTTACGGGGGGCACTCGGGCGCAGCTGGTTTCGCCATCTACGATGAAAACATCCCTGAGCTGGAAAAACGCCTGCATGCTTTTGTGAACCGTTATCCGGTGCCTGTGCGTCAGGTGCGAATGGACACCCTGCTTCCAGCCAATGCAGCACGGTTCAGCATGCTGCATGAAATTGAGCAGTTCGAGCCTTATGGCGAGGGCATCCGCTCTCCCAGCTTCTGGGTGACCGGAACACTCGAAGAAAGCCGCCAGATGGGCAAGGAACAGAAACACTACAGTTTCAGGGTGCACGGCATCCGGGGCAAGAAGTGGGATTTCAAAGGTCCCAGACCCCACACGCCTGTAGACATTGCAGTCTGTCTGGGCAGCAACACCTACCAGAACAAGACCACCCTGGAGTTCGATGCAGATGCTGTGCGCAGGCAGGAACCCCTCAACCTGACCGAACAGGACAGCACGGTGCGGGTGTTCCGAATGGGAGCCAGAGAGGCCATTTCACACCTCAAAAACAACCCTTCCCGATTCGCGGTTTATGCCGAGAATGATGGCATTCCCTTCCTGCAGAAAAACTGTCCAGAGGTCAGATTGCTGACCCCGGAAGAGGATGCACCACGGATTCTGCTGATGGCCCTGCCTCCACTGGCCACCCTGGAACGCTGGTTGCAACAAGCAGAGGTGACTTTTGCACTGGGCGACAGAAACCTTGCGGTGCTGCTCGAAACGTACCAGCATGGCAGTGAGCACCTGACCCAGCATCCCAGACCCGAAGTTCTGGAAGAACTGGGGGTGGCGTCCTTCATGGATGTGCCAGGCACCAATGTCTGGTCCAGTGCCTCCTACCGTGAGGAAGCCCTGGAGGCGTACCTGAAAACCTGCATTGCCCAGTTCTTTGTGCGCCTGAGCGACCAGGGGTTCAGCACAGCGGTCTTGCAGCTTTTTGCAGCACATCACCCATCCGTCAAAACCCCTCTGCTGTCCATTTGA